A single window of Clostridia bacterium DNA harbors:
- the larA gene encoding nickel-dependent lactate racemase, producing the protein MTTQMNQKQRLLKYGERSIAVEIPGSVSTRELLPRPARPLDDPEAALEAALDCPIGAPRLEDTVRAGERVAVLVPDVTRLWSRTRDYLPSILSRLQCAGIRDSDITLFVACGTHRQNTPEETALIVGAEAAARFRVVQHHPDGPVVSVGTTSRGTPVEIDAAVAEHDRLIMTGGIVHHAMAGYGGGRKSIIPGIASRRAVKANHLWVLDPCKPGIREGVGSAFTDGNPLHEDMVEAAALAKPDFIVNVVTDADGEFAGFYAGHWLEAWQAGCRRVDELYCVPLDRRADVVIGSCGGYPRDISIYQASKAFYNAWMAVKPGGAIVLFVEARDGGGGEEFFRWFNYPSLESCCQALRADFTIAGYMAFLVYCIATQNNVVLVTDLPEDQVRLMHMTPVRPREALNIGSYVKASDDVLLMPEAAITLPRSI; encoded by the coding sequence GTGACAACTCAGATGAACCAGAAGCAGAGGCTCTTGAAGTACGGCGAACGCTCAATTGCCGTTGAGATTCCAGGTAGTGTGAGCACGCGCGAATTGCTGCCTAGGCCGGCTCGTCCGCTCGACGATCCCGAGGCGGCGCTCGAGGCGGCGCTTGACTGCCCAATCGGGGCTCCTAGGCTTGAAGACACTGTGCGGGCCGGTGAGCGAGTTGCTGTGCTCGTGCCTGATGTGACCAGACTATGGTCGCGCACCCGCGACTACTTGCCATCCATTCTCTCGCGGCTGCAGTGTGCAGGCATAAGAGACTCCGATATCACCTTGTTCGTGGCATGCGGCACCCATCGGCAGAACACGCCTGAGGAGACGGCGCTGATTGTTGGGGCTGAGGCTGCTGCACGCTTCCGTGTCGTTCAGCACCATCCTGATGGGCCTGTTGTGTCAGTCGGAACGACTTCGCGGGGCACGCCCGTGGAGATCGACGCGGCAGTTGCTGAGCACGATCGGCTGATCATGACCGGAGGCATCGTTCACCATGCCATGGCAGGGTATGGCGGAGGCCGCAAGAGCATTATCCCAGGTATCGCATCACGCAGAGCTGTGAAGGCGAATCACCTGTGGGTCCTCGATCCATGCAAGCCGGGGATCAGAGAAGGTGTGGGCTCAGCCTTCACCGACGGCAACCCCTTGCACGAAGACATGGTGGAGGCTGCCGCCCTCGCGAAGCCGGATTTCATAGTGAATGTCGTCACCGACGCCGATGGAGAATTCGCTGGGTTTTATGCAGGCCATTGGCTTGAGGCATGGCAGGCTGGATGCCGCCGTGTTGATGAGCTCTACTGCGTGCCTCTGGACAGGCGCGCCGACGTGGTAATCGGCTCGTGTGGTGGATACCCGCGCGATATCTCTATCTACCAGGCAAGCAAGGCTTTCTACAACGCCTGGATGGCGGTGAAGCCCGGAGGCGCGATTGTGCTCTTCGTGGAGGCACGCGATGGCGGGGGCGGCGAGGAGTTCTTCAGGTGGTTCAACTACCCGAGCCTTGAATCATGCTGCCAGGCGCTTCGGGCGGACTTCACCATTGCCGGGTATATGGCGTTTCTCGTCTACTGCATCGCCACTCAGAACAATGTTGTGCTAGTCACCGATCTGCCGGAAGACCAAGTGCGTCTCATGCACATGACCCCCGTCAGGCCACGGGAAGCCCTCAACATCGGAAGCTACGTTAAGGCTTCAGATGATGTCCTTCTCATGCCAGAGGCGGCTATCACCCTGCCACGGTCCATTTAG